A region of Anopheles merus strain MAF chromosome 2R, AmerM5.1, whole genome shotgun sequence DNA encodes the following proteins:
- the LOC121590615 gene encoding kinesin-like protein KIF3A: MPEEAIKNEGEIENVRVVVRVRPMDKSELDVGSQNVIKVDKSNRSITVVKPNANSSEPPKVYYFDNVFGEESTQIDLYVDTARPIVDKVLEGYNGTILAYGQTGTGKTYTMSGNADSPQTKGIIPNTFAHIFGHIARGKENQKFLVRVSYMEIYNEEVRDLLGKELNKSLEVKERADIGVFVKDLSGYVVHNADDLDNIMKLGNKNRVVGATKMNSESSRSHAIFSITVESSETDEAGRQYVRMGKLQLVDLAGSERQSKTQSSGLRLKEATKINLSLSVLGNVISALVDGKSTHIPYRNSKLTRLLQDSLGGNSKTVMCASISPADSNYVETISTLRYACRAKSIQNLAHINEEPKDALLRHFQEEIEELKRQLEEGIFQQGIESGDEEEEEEGDGEGEDEEDAVEEECDPDADRERERLERKEKQRKEKARERKEKSDAEKELLEKKAMENQQELKKAKSEQDQLRAKLSSLENKILVGGENLLEKAKEQELLLENSITELEQRTKTERELKENLQKIEAERIDIEERYSSLQEECVGKTKKLQRVMSMLMSIKSELADQQQEQQREKEGIYENIRSLSRELALCELVINSYIPKEYQSMIEKFTHWNEDIGEWQLKCVAYTGNNMRKNIPEPKVNTKETDLIDLSHVYLSYNTDSVAEPIRAKTARPRTSGIARPTTARKYY, from the exons ATGCCG GAGGAAGCGATCAAAAATGAAGGTGAAATTGAAAACGTTCGTGTGGTCGTGCGGGTCCGGCCGATGGACAAAAGCGAGCTCGACGTTGGCAGCCAAAATGTAATCAAGGTGGACAAATCCAACCGCAGCATCACGGTCGTTAAGCCGAACGCAAACTCCAGCGAACCGCCCAAGGTGTACTACTTTGATAACGTTTTCGGCGAGGAATCGACACAG ATCGATCTGTACGTGGACACTGCGCGCCCGATCGTGGACAAGGTGCTGGAGGGCTACAATGGTACCATCCTGGCGTACGGGCAGACCGGCACCGGCAAAACGTACACCATGTCGGGCAATGCCGACTCGCCGCAGACCAAGGGCATCATCCCGAACACGTTCGCGCACATCTTCGGGCACATCGCGCGCGGCAAGGAGAACCAAAAGTTCCTCGTGCGCGTCAGCTACATGGAGATCTACAACGAGGAGGTGCGCGACCTGCTCGGCAAGGAGCTGAACAAGAGCCTGGAGGTGAAGGAGCGGGCCGACATCGGCGTGTTCGTGAAGGATCTGAGCGGGTACGTGGTGCACAATGCGGACGATCTGGACAACATCATGAAGCTGGGCAACAAGAACCGGGTCGTCGGCGCGACCAAGATGAACTCGGAGTCGTCCCGCTCGCACGCGATCTTCTCCATCACGGTCGAGTCGAGCGAGACGGACGAGGCGGGCCGGCAGTACGTGCGCATGGGCAAGCTGCAGCTGGTCGATCTGGCCGGCTCGGAGCGCCAGAGCAAGACGCAGTCGTCCGGGCTGCGGCTGAAGGAAGCGACCAAGATCAACCTGTCGCTTTCCGTGCTCGGGAACGTGATCAGCGCGCTGGTGGACGGGAAGAGCACGCACATTCCGTACCGCAACTCGAAGCTGACGCGCCTGCTGCAGGATTCGCTCGGCGGCAACAGCAAAACGGTCATGTGCGCCAGCATCAGCCCGGCTGACTCGAACTACGTCGAGACGATCTCGACGCTGCGGTACGCGTGCCGGGCGAAGAGCATCCAGAATCTGGCCCACATCAACGAGGAGCCGAAGGATGCGCTGCTGCGCCACTTCCAGGAGGAAATCGAGGAGCTGAAGCGGCAGCTGGAGGAGGGCATCTTTCAGCAGGGCATCGAAAGCGGcgacgaagaggaggaagaggaaggtGATGGGGAGGGCGAGGATGAGGAGGACGCGGTGGAGGAGGAGTGCGATCCGGACGCGGACCGGGAGCGCGAGCGGCTGGAGCGCAAGGAGAAGCAGCGCAAGGAGAAGGCCCGGGAGCGCAAGGAGAAGAGCGACGCGGAGAAGGAGCTGCTGGAGAAGAAGGCGATGGAGAATCAGCAGGAGCTGAAGAAGGCAAA atcGGAACAGGATCAGCTGCGGGCCAAGCTGTCCTCGCTGGAGAACAAAATTCTGGTCGGCGGCGAAAATCTGCTCGAGAAGGCGAAGGAgcaggagctgctgctggaaaacTCAATTACCGAGCTGGAGCAGCGCACCAAGACGGAGCGCGAGCTGAAGGAAAACCTGCAAAAGATCGAAGCGGAGCGGATCGACATCGAGGAGCGGTACAGCTCGCTGCAGGAGGAGTGCGTCGGCAAAACGAAGAAGCTGCAGCGCGTCATGTCCATGCTGATGAGCATCAAGTCGGAGCTGGCcgaccagcagcaggagcagcagcgggAAAAGGAGGGCATCTACGAGAACATACGCAGCCTGTCGCGCGAGCTGGCCCTCTGCGAGCTGGTCATTAACTCGTACATTCCGAAGGAGTATCAG AGCATGATCGAGAAGTTTACGCACTGGAACGAGGACATTGGCGAGTGGCAGCTCAAGTGCGTCGCGTACACGGGCAACAACATGCGCAAAAACATCCCCGAACCAAAGGTCAACACCAAAGAGACGGATCTGATCGACCTGTCGCACGTGTATCTCAGCTACAACACGGACTCCGTGGCAGAGCCGATCCGTGCCAAGACGGCCAGACCGCGCACGTCCGGCATTGCCCGCCCGACCACGGCCAGGAAGTACTATTAG
- the LOC121590618 gene encoding uncharacterized protein LOC121590618 isoform X1: MGNSKISRDPKKEESSPTVEEEGVVPAEPLPAQKPSQNEISRITMANAESGADQADRGMRKEYFNSSGAGKFLPPVLKLLELAVAIVCIGLIDDPAHHSRLRVFISSRTVALAYGTFVLFLAFSVVYLFGKVIRDNFPWKLSSLLNLTGFILYLATAACILNDWSETKNRNYWPPNTQRMDFLCGAGSVAVVGALFYLIDLIVTVRLGMKGEIE; this comes from the exons ATGGGCAATTCGAAGATTTCACGCGATCCAAAGAAGGAGGAAAGCAGCCCAACGGTGGAGGAAGAGGGTGTGGTGCCGGCGGAACCATTGCCGGCACAGAAACCGTCCCAAAACG AAATCTCGCGTATTACGATGGCAAACGCAGAGTCCGGCGCTGATCAGGCCGATCGTGGCATGCGAAAGGAGTACTTCAACAGCAGCGGAGCGGGCAAGTTTTTGCCGCCGGTGCTGAAACTGCTCGAGCTG GCTGTCGCAATCGTTTGCATCGGACTGATCGATGATCCGGCCCACCATTCGCGGCTGCGCGTGTTCATCTCATCGCGCACCGTTGCGCTGGCCTACGGGACGTTCGTCTTGTTTCTGGCATTTTCCGTGGTTTATCTGTTCGGAAAGGTCATTCGAGACAA CTTTCCGTGGAAACTTAGCTCGCTGCTGAACTTGACCGGTTTCATCTTATACCTGGCGACCGCCGCCTGCATCTTGAACGACTGGTCCGAGACGAAAAACCGCAACTACTGGCCGCCTAACACACAAAG AATGGATTTCCTGTGCGGTGCTGGCTCGGTTGCAGTGGTCGGCGCATTGTTCTATCTGATCGATCTAATTGTCACCGTGCGCCTAGGCATGAAGGGTGAAATCGAATGA
- the LOC121590618 gene encoding uncharacterized protein LOC121590618 isoform X2 — MNIEISRITMANAESGADQADRGMRKEYFNSSGAGKFLPPVLKLLELAVAIVCIGLIDDPAHHSRLRVFISSRTVALAYGTFVLFLAFSVVYLFGKVIRDNFPWKLSSLLNLTGFILYLATAACILNDWSETKNRNYWPPNTQRMDFLCGAGSVAVVGALFYLIDLIVTVRLGMKGEIE, encoded by the exons ATGAACATAG AAATCTCGCGTATTACGATGGCAAACGCAGAGTCCGGCGCTGATCAGGCCGATCGTGGCATGCGAAAGGAGTACTTCAACAGCAGCGGAGCGGGCAAGTTTTTGCCGCCGGTGCTGAAACTGCTCGAGCTG GCTGTCGCAATCGTTTGCATCGGACTGATCGATGATCCGGCCCACCATTCGCGGCTGCGCGTGTTCATCTCATCGCGCACCGTTGCGCTGGCCTACGGGACGTTCGTCTTGTTTCTGGCATTTTCCGTGGTTTATCTGTTCGGAAAGGTCATTCGAGACAA CTTTCCGTGGAAACTTAGCTCGCTGCTGAACTTGACCGGTTTCATCTTATACCTGGCGACCGCCGCCTGCATCTTGAACGACTGGTCCGAGACGAAAAACCGCAACTACTGGCCGCCTAACACACAAAG AATGGATTTCCTGTGCGGTGCTGGCTCGGTTGCAGTGGTCGGCGCATTGTTCTATCTGATCGATCTAATTGTCACCGTGCGCCTAGGCATGAAGGGTGAAATCGAATGA